A genomic region of Elaeis guineensis isolate ETL-2024a chromosome 9, EG11, whole genome shotgun sequence contains the following coding sequences:
- the LOC140851771 gene encoding nifU-like protein 4, mitochondrial, which translates to MIKELLETRIRPAVQDDGGDIEYRGFDPDTGIVKLKMQGACSGCPSSSVTLKSGIENMLMHYVPEVRGVEQELDNGDEETLLNSQMD; encoded by the exons ATGATCAAAGAATTGTTAGAAACCCGGATCCGGCCTGCCGTGCAAGATGATGGTGGTGATATTGAATACCGTGGATTTGATCC TGATACTGGGATTGTTAAACTAAAGATGCAAGGAGCTTGTAGCGGCTGCCCGAGCTCATCAGTAACCTTGAAATCCGGCATTGAAAACATGCTCATGCATTATGTTCCTGAG GTCAGAGGAGTAGAACAGGAATTAGATAACGGAGATGAGGAGACTTTGTTGAATAGCCAGATGGATTGA